A window from Zingiber officinale cultivar Zhangliang chromosome 7A, Zo_v1.1, whole genome shotgun sequence encodes these proteins:
- the LOC122000029 gene encoding cation/calcium exchanger 1-like yields MKASFFFLISLFLLTTAAAAAAAAEEEEDCHGLGELKDHEAVCAYLKAHASACAPEGFIDYLQLFYCAFGDRPFIGYSLLLLCLLLLFYLLGDTASVYFCSSLEGLSSALHLPPTIAGVTLLSLGNGAPDVFSSLVSFSSSSGVADVGLSSVLGGAFFVSTVVVAAISFVIDGSSAAVDRASFLRDLCFFLFILAALSLVLVTGSTGIWGAFAFFSLYFAYVLLVWAMHHYKNRNIHLLIPILDSSADEEDPETKLVSEEPRRPKTHSNSPVSYYFFRFINLLKMPLYLPRRLTIPDVSEERWSKPFTVASVTLSPLFLATLWLSETGEVSTAEKLIFYFIGSLMGLVLGVIAMVTTESSAPPKSLLFPWLAGGFLMSVIWSYLIAAELVSLLVSIGEIAHISPLVLAFTVMAWGNSLGDLIANVAMALHGGGNGVQIAISGCYAGPIFNTLVGLGFSLVLASLASYPTPFVVPQDTAIFETLGFLIGGLLWALIVLPRRGMKPDRVLGIGLLAIYLTFLCLRLLESLGLVN; encoded by the coding sequence ATGAAAGCTTCCTTTTTCTTCCTCATTTCCCTGTTTCTTCTTACTACAGCAGCAGCAGCTGCTGCTGctgcagaagaagaagaagactgcCATGGCCTGGGCGAGCTCAAAGACCACGAAGCCGTTTGCGCTTACCTCAAAGCTCACGCCTCCGCCTGCGCCCCTGAAGGCTTCATCGACTACCTCCAACTCTTCTACTGCGCCTTCGGCGACCGCCCCTTCATCGGCTACTCCCTCCTcttgctctgcctcctcctcctcttctaccTCCTCGGCGACACCGCCTCCGTCTACTTCTGCTCCTCCCTCGAGGGCCTCTCCTCCGCACTCCACCTCCCGCCCACCATCGCCGGCGTCACGCTCCTCTCCCTCGGCAACGGCGCTCCCGACGTATTCTCCAGCCTtgtctccttctcctcctcctccggcgTCGCCGACGTCGGCCTCAGCAGCGTCCTCGGCGGCGCCTTTTTCGTCTCCACCGTCGTCGTCGCCGCCATCTCCTTCGTCATCGATGGCAGCAGCGCCGCCGTCGACCGCGCCAGCTTCCTCCGCGACCTTTGCTTCTTTCTCTTCATCCTCGCCGCTCTCTCCCTAGTACTGGTCACCGGGAGCACCGGCATTTGGGGCGCCTTCGCCTTCTTCTCCCTCTACTTTGCCTACGTCCTTCTCGTATGGGCCATGCATCACTACAAAAACAGAAACATCCATCTGCTAATCCCAATTCTCGATTCCTCGGCCGatgaagaagacccagaaaccaAACTAGTCTCCGAAGAACCTCGTCGGCCGAAGACTCATTCGAATTCTCCCGTTTCATACTACTTCTTCCGGTTCATCAACCTGCTAAAGATGCCACTCTACTTGCCGAGAAGATTAACAATTCCAGACGTGAGCGAGGAGAGATGGTCCAAGCCATTCACAGTTGCTTCAGTGACTTTGTCACCTCTGTTCCTGGCGACCCTCTGGCTCTCCGAAACAGGAGAAGTAAGCACAGCGGAGAAGTTAATATTCTATTTCATTGGGAGCTTAATGGGTCTTGTTCTCGGTGTCATTGCCATGGTAACCACTGAGAGCTCTGCCCCTCCGAAATCCCTCTTGTTCCCTTGGCTTGCAGGTGGGTTCTTGATGAGCGTGATATGGTCCTACCTGATAGCAGCAGAATTGGTCTCCTTACTTGTCTCCATCGGCGAGATAGCTCACATAAGCCCCTTGGTTTTGGCCTTCACCGTCATGGCTTGGGGCAACTCACTGGGGGACCTCATTGCCAATGTCGCAATGGCCTTGCATGGAGGAGGTAACGGGGTTCAGATTGCCATCTCTGGGTGCTACGCAGGGCCAATCTTTAACACACTTGTGGGATTGGGTTTCTCACTTGTGCTGGCTTCTTTGGCTTCTTATCCTACTCCATTTGTGGTGCCTCAGGACACTGCTATATTTGAGACATTAGGGTTCTTAATCGGGGGCTTGCTTTGGGCTCTCATCGTTCTgccaaggagagggatgaagcCGGATAGGGTGTTGGGGATCGGACTGTTGGCCATCTACTTGACATTTCTGTGCTTGAGGCTTCTTGAGAGCCTTGGTCTGGTGAATTGA